ATCACCGGGGAGAGGTCGACGGCCGTCACCCGGTGTCCCTGCCCGGCCGCGAGGAGCGACAGGCTGCCGGTGCCGCAGCCGAGGTCGAGCACGTCGGCGGGGTGCCCGGGCAGCCAGGACCGGAGCCGGGCCGCCCAGGCGGCCCGCACCTCGGGGTCGCGCAGGCCGTGGTCGGGTTCGGCGTCGAACCCGGCGGCCTGTGCATCCCAGTCCACGGACGGGGCAGTCGTCACTGCGTGCTCACGCTCATCGGTCCTGGCCGGAGAGTGACACACGCCACTGACAGTGCCGGATCGATGAGGAACTCTCACCAGCAGCGACCGCCCCCGTGACACCACGGAACGACGACACGGAACCCGGTGGTCGCCGAAGGAGGCACCGATGCGCCGTACGACCCTGCACAAGCCCCTGAAGAGGACGGACAGCCGCCGCATCCGCGAGGAGGCGGAGGAGCGCCCCGCGGGGCGGCCGGAGGTGCGCAAGGACGTCGCACGCACCTGGTGGCCCGACGGCTGACCCCGGTGCGCGCCCGCGTCAGCCGACGGCGGAGGCGCAGGTGGTGGGGCTCGCGTGGGCCGGGTCGAGGGCGTTCGCGACCTCGTGGAACGCGATCCGGTCGGTCAGGGCGATCGCCAGGTGCTCCGAGAGGTCGAGCGGGCACAGGTCCTGGAGCAGCACGTTGCGGACGTCGGAACCGCTGAGGTACTGGCTGCGCCAGGGCGTGGCCACCTCGTCGTACTGGGTCGCGATGACCGTGTAGTGCACGCCGGGCACGGTGTCGCCGTCCGCGTTGAGCTTGGTGAGGAAGGCGGAGCCGGGTATCTGGTCGGCGAGGCCGGGGGTGGTGGCCTTGACCAGGTCCTCGGCGCCGGGGAAGTAGGGCAGCAGGTTGGTGAGGCCGCTGAGGGTGGCACCGTGGTTGTCGGGGGCGATGCCGACGAGCGCGCCGACCTTGGCCGCGCCACCGAGGAACTTCAGGTAGTAGCGGGGCATCATGCCGCCCTGCGAGTGCCCGACGAGATCGACCTTGGCGGCGCCGGTCGCGGACCGCACCTGGTCCACGAAGGCCGACAGCTGGGCGGCCGACTGGTCGATGGGACCGAGGCCGTGGAAGACGGGGACGCCGGGGAGCTGACCGTAGTCGAGGGAGAAGACGCAGTATCCGCGGGCCTCCAGGTAGGGGGCGAGGCCGAGCCAGTTGTCGACCGAGTTGCCGAGGGTGCCGTGCACCAGGACGACGGGGCGGGGGTGGGCGGCGGAGGGCTTGCAGGAGTAGTCGTTCCAGCCGGTGTGGACGGCGGTGTCGGCGTGCGCGGCCGTGGCGGGGAGGGTGACGGCGGCGGCGGACAGGAACAGGGCGGCGAGGGGTCTGAGCACGCGCTTCCAGGGCAGCATCGGGTGATCTCCTTGCGGGTCAAGGGGTACGGCGGCGGCCTGTCCCGGTGATCCGGATCACGAGGATGCTGTTCATTCGTCAAGTTACGAGCGGGTAGCCGGACTGTGAAGTTACGCGCGGGTAAAACTTCCGGCGGCCATGGCCGGCTGACCCCCCGTCACCGGACGGGCCGCACCGGCCCCCGGGACGCGATCCGCGCCGACCCCTCCCGCGGCGCCCGCGTCTCCCCCTCGCCCGGCAACCCGCCCCAGGCCCCGACCGTGGGCCAACTGAACCGCTCCGCGGGGCGGTTCACACCGCCGTCGGCCGGCCGACCGTCCTCGGGCGTGCGCCGCGGGACAGGCGGAGCACCGGGCCCGGGGTCACGGCGGCCGGGCGGACCGCGTCGGGGCCGAAGCGGCGGCGGGCCCGGTCCGCGGCGGCCTCGGCGGCGCGGGCGCGCTGGTCGGTGGGGTCGAGGGAGAGCTGGCGGCAGGCCTCGGCGGCCGGGCGCAGGCCGTCGGCGCGCAGGGTGAACGCGCGGACCCTGGCCCGTTGCAGCCCCAGGCAGGCCAGCAGCCCCAGGGCCGCCGCGGCGAGGGCCGGCCTCCCTCACCGTCCACGATGACAGAGCCGCCGTGTATGTGGCCGTAACTGGGGTCGTGGGTCAGGGTCCTGTGGGTGCGCCCGCGGCGCCGCTTCCTCCCGCACCCGCAGCGCTGTCCAACCGCAGCCCGTTCTGCCGGCGGGCCAGCGCGTCAGCCTTCAGTTGCTCCCACTCGTTCCATGCCATCTCAGGGCCTTCCCCCGTAGTTGCTGTCCCCATACCACGGCGTCTGTCCCGGCCCAGGCGGCATGGCTACGGGAGCCTGGGCTACCGCCGCCGCACGTCGGCGCCCGCGTACCGCCCCAGCCGCGAAAGCCCCACCCGCAACCACGACAACTCCCGCCCCTCCGAGAATCCATGGCAGTGCGGAGCCGCCGCTCCCATACGCGGATGCTGTCGGCGATGGGCTGCTGTCATCCTTGGCGGAGGCCGTGGCCGACCCGTTGGGTGCCTTGGATGCCGCTTGCTCGAAGTCGGGCAGTGGGTAGACGTCGGCCGGGCCGGGGTCGCCGGGGTCGCTCAGCGCGATGCGGGGGCGGATGGCGCCGTATCCGAGGTAGTCGGTGCGCTCCTTGCCACTGGTCGGTTTGCTCGCGGTGTCGAGCATGACCCGCAGGACTTGGTTGTTGGTCCAGTTCGGGTGTTTGGACCAGATCAGGGCGGCGGAGGCGGAGGCGAGGGCTGTGGCGTCGCTGGTGCCATGTGAATTGCACAGTTCCGTTCCGCCGAGACAGGCGGAAACAATGTCTTCGCCCGGCGCGACCAGGTCGACCTGGGGGCCGTGCTCGGACTCTTTCGTCGCCTTGACGTCTCTGTCGATCGCTCCGACACCCACCGCACCCGGTGTAGCTGCCGGGTACTGCGGTGCGTTGAGGGTGTCGCCGTCGTTGCCCGCGGCGGCGAAGATCAGCTTGCCTCTGGAAAGCGCGTAGGCGACGGCGTCCGTCAGCGCCTGAGATTGCGCGGTGCTCCCCGCCGAGATGTTGATGATCTGGGCATCGGATTCCGCCGCGAACCGGATGGCCTTCGCCGCTGCGGTGGGAAAGTCGTCCTGATTGCCGTCGGTGCGGTTGCGTTCGATGAAGCCCGGGACTCGTATGGGCATGATCCTCGTGCCCGGGGCCAGGCCGTACGAGCCCGTGGTGGCGCCTTTGGCACCCGTGCCGGCGATGAGGGTGGCAATGACGGTGCCGTGACCGTCGTAATCCGTGCGTTCGTCACCGGCTCGCTTGGAGAAGTCCTTGCCCGCGACGACCTGACCACTCAGGTCCGGGATGTCTGCCTGGACGCCGGTGTCGATCACGGCAATTGTGATTCCCTTGCCCGTGCTGGTCTTCCACATCTGCTCGGCGTGCATGGCATCGAGGTACCACTGCCGCTGGCGGACGGTGTCTGCGTGGGCGGGGGTGATGGCGAGGCTCGCCAACACGGCCCCGACGGCTGCGGATGCGGCCCGGCTGCACCATCCGACCTGCTTGCTGCGGCTGCGCATGGTCATCCTTCTCGTCCTATGTCTCCGTCGGGCCCTTTCCAGAGCGCTTGTCGCGAGCGGACCGGTCCTCGCGCTTCGAGGCGGTGGAGGCACCTCCAGGTGCTCCACCTCGGCGTGACAGCCGTTCGTCTCCGGGTGTTCCCTCTCCGGCTCGAACATCGCGCGCGGTGAATCCCGTCCGGCCACGCCCTCGCGATGGTTCGGGTTGGCCGCCGACGATCCCATTGGACGAAGCGGGCATGCGCCCTCTTGTCGCGCCCTCCCGCTCCCCTGCGGAATTCTCACCGCGGGCCGGCGTGGCCCCTGCGGCAGAGTGGCCCGGTCCGGCACCGCGGTTCCTGAGAGGCTGCTGCTGGTTCGGAGTGCCTCCCATGACGTTGCCGCGCGGAATCGCACCAGCAGGCCGTCCTGAAGTCGGCGAGACAGGACGACCGCCCGTGATGCCACGGGCGGCCCCAACGGCGGGGGAACCGACGGCCCCGCGCCCGGTGCCGGGCTGACCGCCAGTCTCACCAGGGCCGAACGGACCGGCGAATGCACGCCTTGGGGCAGGCGGATCCGTCGATGTGCCCGGCCCAGACGGCGTAGCCAGAGGGCGTCGGCCCTCGCTCACGGGAGGCTCGCCTCCGCCCCGAACGCCTGGCGGGAGCGGTGTTCCAGCCCCAAGGGCAGGGGGGAGCGGCGCTGGCGCTGAAGGCAGCCGGCCGTCCGGGCCGCTTGGCGAGGGGGGCGGTGCCGAAGGGGAGGCTGGAGGCGCTGGCGAGGGCGGCAGATTCTTTACGGTGTCGATCGCCGTGTTCGTCGGATCCGCATGAGGCCGTGGCTGTGTGTGTGCGATATCGGGCAGACCGGCCGGGTGATGTGCGTCTGTCAGGTGGTGTGGCACGGACGCCCTCGGCACCTGGCCCGAATCGCTCATGCCGGAGCGGACGTTTTCCTGCCGCCGCGGTACCTCTGCTCGCGCGGGCGTCACCGTGTTTGTCCCGCCGCCAGTGGCAGGGGCAGAGATGTGGGATTCACCGCCGCGTGAATCTGGCACAAACCGCTCCGGCAACTGCGGAAACTTCGGTGCCTCAACGGCGTTGATCTGCTCCGTCGACGCGGTATACGACTGGGCGAGTTTCATCATCAGGCCGCCTGCCTCCGCCTGGGAGTTGGCGAACCGAGTCTTGGCCTTCGTCACCGCGGAGTCCGACGGACCGCCACCGTGACTGCCGACATCAGTCGCCTTCGCCGCGTGAGAGTCCAGGACCGAGCGCGCGCTGACACTCTGGTTCCGCAAGATCTCCAGCTGCGGCTTCACCTCGTGCAGCGTGTCCGCCGCGTGCCCCAGCCACTTGCCCGCATTCTCGCTGTAGTCGCCCAGTCCCAGAGTGGCCAGTGCGGCCTGGTAGCACCAGGTTCGGAAAGCCTCGCCGCCCTCACCATCCCACTCGACTGCCAGGCTGTGAGTCAGCAGATCGCCACCGATCTCCTTGATCGTCCCGGCCGCCTCCGTCAGGAGCACACCGAGATCACTGACCGTCGGCCCGTCGGCCGACTCGACCATGGCCCACAATTGTTCGGGATCCTGGACCAGGAACCGGGCCTGGCCGGCCGTCTCCCACATGCGGTCGGCAAAGTCAGACATGGAGCCGCACCACCTGTCCTGTTGAGAACGTCCCGCCGTGCTGCCACGACATCACGCACATCACAGATCACCAGCCTGCGAGTCCGACGTGGGACCATGCCTGTGCCGGTCGGGCCCCTCCGCCTTGCCGTTGCTGTGCCCATCCACTCCGAGCCGAGCCTCGTCGTAAGCCAGCTCCTCCGCCTCGACACGGATGCGGTGCAGGCGATCGCGAACGTCATCATCGAGGTCGTGATAGTTGCTCTTCGACGCGTCAACGGTGACCATCAGCCCCTCGATCTGCAAGGCCAGCATCCTCGACAGGTGCTCCAGCTGGGAATGGACACTGCTGTAAGCACTATGGAGCGCGTCGGCTTCGTGGAAGTTACCCAACCGTCCCGTCGGCAGGGATCCACCGGCGATCCTGTGTGGGGCAGCCTTCGACTCCTCCAGGCGGGTCAGGAGGCCATCCACTCGGTTCTTGAAGGTTTCCAGCGTCTCGCCCTCGACACGCAGCTGCGAGACCATGGCCGCACCGACACCTGCGATCGGGGCGATACCGGACGCGGCAAGCGCACCGGCCGCCGCTTCCTCCGCAGCGGCAATTGCCTGCGGGTCCTCCCCCTTGTCGGCCATCACACCTTCCCCCGGACTACCAACCGTCAGCGAGCAGTGCCCTGTCACTCCCTGTGTCGCGCCCCTGCCGATTCCGTGAGCAACAGAAGCAACTCAGGCACGATAGCGGCGATGTCACTTCCCGGCCGAGTCCTGACATCCCAGCAGGTCACTGCTGGCTGAAAGATGACCACGGCCTACGTCACAACCGTCCCTTGCTCCCGCATACGGCCAAGCTGACCCAGTGGGCCGGGCCCCGCTGAGCATGCTCGCCGAGATCGGCAATATCCCTTCGAACTCACGACAGCCGGCTCACCTCCGGGCTGGGTTCCGGCCCTGGCGATCACCAGCCAGGGCGGCGGGATGCACAGCTCCTGAACCGAAGCGGCGGCGAGCCCGGTCCGCGGCGGCTTCAGCGGCGCGGGCACGGTCGTCGCCGGGATCCAAGGAGAGCTGGCGGTGGGCGGTGCCGGCCGACAGCAGGTCGTCGGCGCGGATCGCGAAGGAACGAACCCGTGCTCGCTGCAGTCCGAGGGCGGTCAGCAGTCCCAGCGCTGCCGTGGCAAGGACGGGTGAGTGATTGGTGGGTTCCGGCAGTGTGCGGGTGCGCGTGGTGGAACTACGGTCGGCGTACCGCGCCGTCAGGGTAAGTCGGCTGGTGATCTGGGCTTCACCGCGCAGACGTTGACCGACTCGGTCGGCAAGCCCCAGTACCGCTCGATGCTGTTGTGCCGGGTCGAGACAATCCCGGTCGAACACAAGGTCGGCGACCAAGTGCGCTGCCGGTTCCGACGGGGTGACCGGACGGGGGTCGCGACCACGGGCACGTTCGGACAGCAGTCGCGCCTGGCCGGTGCCGAGGAGGCGTTGCAGGGTCGCCGGGGGCAGGTCGGCGATCTGGCCGATGTGGTGCAGGCCGTACCGGCCGAGGGTCGCCGCCGTGGTGCGGCCGATCCCGGGCAGCGCGGTGACCGGGCGCGGGTGGAGCCACTCGGCGGCCCGGTCGGCGGGCACCCAGGTGGTCTCCCCCGGAGCCGACGCGTCGGCCGCCATGGCCGCCAGCATCCGGTTGCCCGCGAGCCCGGCGCTGCTGTCGATGCCGTAGAGGGCCTTCAGCCGCATCATCGTCGTCTGGACCAGGTCGTAGGGCGACAGGTCGAAGTACCGCAGCGCCGAGGTCAGGTCCAGTTGGACGGCGTCGGGCGGCACGGCCTGCACATGGGGCGTGATACCAGACACCAGTTCGATTACATCGCCGTACTGCTCCTCGCTCAGCGCGGCGTGCAGATGAAGATGGGCGATGTGCCGCTGACGGATGCTCATCCCGCGCTCCCCGGACTGGTGTAACCGAACTTCTTCAGGTCGGCCGACCGGCTGCCGGCGGGCAGCAGATCGGCGTACGGATGCAGCCGGGCGCCGGTGGTGCCGTTGGCCAGGGTGCGCCGCGGCTGGGCGGGCGTCGGGTGCGGGCGGTGCTCGCCGAGGAGGGCGAGCGCGGCCTCGGGGCCGTGGTCCCGGCGGGCGGCGGCGATCCGGTCGAGGTCCCAGGCCATGGTGCCGACGACGGTACGGCGGGTGCCGCGCACCTGGACCGTGCCCCGCACCAGCAGCAGCCCGCTGTGGAAGACGGTGTACGCGCAGGCCGGGTGGGAGTCCTCGAAGAACGCCAGGTCGACCAGGCCGGAGCCGTCCTCCAGGGTGACGAAGATGATCCGTCTGCCGCTGGCGATCGGCGGGGTCTGGGTCGAGGCCCGCACCCCCGCCACGAGCACCCGCTGCCCGGCCCGCAGCCCGGCCAGGTGCGCCGCGTCGGTCGCGCCGATCTCCCGCAGCAGCCGGTGGTGGTGCTCCATCAGGTGCCGGGAGACGTCGATGCCGAGGCTGTTCAGCTCGGCGCCGAGCGCCTCGCGCCCGGTCATCTCCGGCAGCCCGCTCGGCTCCACCCCGCCGACCGCGCCCGCGATCAGGGGGAGTTGCCCGGTGCCCGCGGACCGGCCGCGGGCGGCCCGGTGGAGCTCGGCGATCTGGAGCAGCAGATCGCGGCGGGTGAGCCGGCCGTCGTGCAGACAGCCCAGCGCGCCGATCTCCGCGAGGCGCTCGGCGACCGGCCGGCTGGGCCGGGCCCGCTGCCAGAGGTCCGACAGCGAGCCGTACGGCTGTCCCTCCTCGATCCGCGCGCACTCCTGCTCGCCGATCCCGTGCACGGCGGACAGCGCGAGCCGTACGCCCCACTGCCCCCCGTCGGTCTTCTCCACGGTGTGCCGCGCCCGGGAACGGTTGACGTCGACGGGCAGCACCGGCACCCCGCGCCGGCGCGCGTCGGAGACCAGGACCCGCTTGGGCCACATCCCGGGGTCGTGTTCGAGCAGTCCGGCCAGCAGGAACGCCGGATGGTGCGCCTTGAGCCAGGCGCTCTGCAGGGCCGGTACGGCGAAGGCGACGGCGTGCGCCCGGCAGAAGCCGTACGCCCCGAAGGCCTCGACGGTCTTCCACACCTCGTCCCGCACGGCCGCGTCGTAGCCGCGCGCGCGGGCCCGTCGCTGGAACCACTCCCTGATCTCGGGCAGCCGTTCCTTGTCGCCGAGCGCCCGCCGGGTGATCTCCGCGAAGGCCCGGTCGCACCCGGTCAGCACCCGCAGCGTCTCGATGATCTGCTCGTGCCAGATGGTCACGCCGTAGGTGTCGGCGAGCACCGGCTCCAGGTCCGGGTGGGCGTACGCCGGCGCGCCGCCGTGGCGGGCGGCGATGTACCGCTCGGGCATGCCGCCCGCGACCGGGCCGGGGCGGAAGAGGCTGATGTCGGCGATGACGTCCTGCTGGTTGCGCGGCTGCAACCGGGACAGCAGGTCCTGCTGGCCGGGCGACTCCAGCTGGAACAGGCCGAGGGTCTGGCTCTCCTGGATCAGCTTGAACGCGAAGACGTCGTCGAGCGGCACCTGCGCGGGATCGTCCAGGTCGATGCGTTCGCCGGTGGTCCGTTCGATCTCGGCGACGGCATGGGCCATCGCGGACTGCATCCGCACGCCCAGGACGTCGAGCTTGATGTTGCCGAGCGCCTCGATCTCCTCCTTCGCGGCCATGGCCATGGGGTAGTCGCCCTGCGGGGTGGGCTGCACCGGCAGCCGGTCCAGCAGGGTGGCGTCGCTGATGACCACACCGCAGGGGTGCATGGCCATGCCGTGGACCAGCGAGTCGAGCCCCTCGGCCAGTTCCCACAGGGGCCCGAACCGGGGCGCCTCGGCCGCCAGCGCGCGCAGTTCGGGCAGTTCGGCGAGGGCGCCGGTGATGTCGGCGGCGCGCAGGTGCGGGAAGCTCTTGGCGATCCGGTCCACCTCCGCGGGCGCGATGCCGAGGGCGAGGCCGGTGTCCCGCAGGGCCCGGCGGGCGCGGTAGGTCTCGGGCATGGCGGTGACCGCCACCCGCTCCTTGCCGAACCGTTCGAAGATCGCGTCGTAGCACTCCAGACGGCGCGCGGACTCCACGTCGATGTCGATGTCGGGCAGCGAGGCCCGGCGCACGCTGAGGAAGCGTTCGAACAGCAGGTGGTGGTCGAGCGGGTTGGCGGTGGCGATGCCCAGCGCGTGGCAGACCAGGGAACCGGCGCCCGAGCCGCGGGCCGCGACCCGGATGCCCTTCGCCCGGATGTCGGCGACGACCTGGCCGACGGCGAGGAAGTACGAGTCGTAACGCAGCCGGGAGATCACGGCGAGTTCCTCGTCGAGGCGGGCGAGCGCCGCCGGGTCCCGGTCGAGGCCCCGCCGGGCGAGGCCCTCCTCGCTGCGCCGGCGCAGCAGCCGGGCGGCGCCGTCGGCTCCGGGTTCGGCGCCGAACAGGGCGGGCTCCGGGAAGTGCGGGGTGCCCAGGCCCAGGTCGGGGCCGGGGTCGAGGGTGCACTCGGCGGCCGTGGCGGCGGTGTCCGCGAGCAGCCGGCGGGCCCGCCGCTCGTCGGCTCCGGCGCACTCGGCGACCATCCGGGCGAGGACCGTCATCTCCCGCTCGCCCTTGAGCCAGCGCTGCCCGCTGTCCAGGCGGCGGCGGTCGATGGGCCGCAGCAGCCGGGCGGCGTCCAGGACGTCGGCGAGGCGGTGCTGGCCGGGGTCGGCGTAGCGGACGGCGTTGGACAGGACGGCGGTGGTGCCGGTGCGGTCGGCGAGCGCGAGGGTGCGGGCGGCGAGCCGCAGGGACCCCGGACCGATGCCCGAACGTTTCTGCGCAACGGCTTCCAGCCGGACCTCCCGCCCGAAGATCTCCCGCCAGGGCGCCAGCAGCCGCACCGCGACGTCCTCCCGGCCCACCGCCAGCGCCCGCACCGGCTCCGAGAGCGGGCCGAGCAGGACGATCAGGCCGGGGCCGCCGTGCTCCCGCAGCGCGGTCCACGGCACCACGGGGGCCGTGCCGCCGAGCGCGTCGGCATGGGCGGCCGAGGTGATGCGGCACAGCCGCGCCCACCCCTCCCGGTCCCGGGCGAGCAGCACGACCCGCAGCGGCGGCTCGACCACGTGGGCGCCACCGCGCGCCGGGGTGCGCCGGCGCTGGGCGGGCGGCGGCGGGGCGATCCCCTCCACCGCGAGATCGACGCCGAGGACCGGCCGCACCCCTTCCTTCGCACACGCCCGTACGAATCGGACGACGCCGGTGACCGTGTCCCGGTCGGTGAGCGCGAGCGCCTCCGCCCCCCGCTCAGCCGCCCTGCGCACCAGCTGCTCCGGGTGCGCGGCGCCATAGCGGGCGGAGTAACCGGACGCGACATGCAGATGAGCGAAGCCCGCCATGCCGCACCTCCCTCACACCCACCCCTTTTCAGCCATTCCATCCGATACGTTCATCGTACGCTCGTTCGAATACTGTAACCCCATCGCCGCCGGTCAGCGACTTCATTCGAACAAGTAGGCGATCAATCGCGAGGAGTGAGCGGTGGCCGGAACGGGACGGCGCGAGGAGCGGGGGCGGAGACGACGACGCCCCGCCCCGGGGAGACCGGGGCGGGGCGTCGGGAGGGGAACCGGGTGACGGTCAGCCGATCTCGGTGCCCGTGGCCGTCAGGGCCGCGGTGACCGGCTGGAAGAAGGTCTCGCCGCCGGAGGTGCAGTCACCGCTGCCGCCGGAGGTCAGACCGATCGCCTCGCTGCCGGAGAACAGGGAGCCGCCACTGTCGCCGGGCTCGGCGCAGACGTCGGTCTGGATCAGCCCGCCGACCGTGCCCTCCTGGTAGTTCACGGTGGCGTTCAGGCCGGTGACCGTGCCGTCGTGCACATGGGTCGTGGACCCGCTGCGCGTGACCTTCATGCCCACCGTGGCCTCGGCCGCACCGGTGATCTTCTGGGTCGAGCCGTCGTACAGGTCGACCTCACTCGGGTGGTCGGCGCCCGAGGTGTACTTGACCAGACCGTAGTCGGTGCCCGGGAAGTGGGACTCCGCGTTCTGCCCGATCTCGTTGCCGTCGGCGTCCGACCAGCTGGAGATGGACGCGGTGCAGTGCCCGGCGGTCAGGAAGTACGGCTGCCCGCCCTTGACCACGTTGAAGCCGAGCGAGCAGCGGCCGCCGGAGCCGTTGATGGCGTCGCCGCCGGCGATGAAGGGCTTGAACTCCGTTTGGGAGCGCTTCAGTTCGACCTTGCCGCCGAGCCCCTCGACCACCTTGCTCAGCTTGGCCCAGCGCGCGCCGGTGACCGACTTGTCGGCCGTGACGACCACCTTGTTCGACACCGGGTCGGTGGCCCAGGACGTGCCCGGGATGGTCGCGTCCTTCTTCAGCGTCGCGCGGGCGCCGTCGAGTTCGGCGAGCGAGTGGGCGACGATTCTGGCCTTGGCGCCCGCGGCCTCGACGGTCTTCGCGGCGGTCTCGTCGAGCACGTTGACGACGAGACTCTTGGCCTTGGCGTCGTAGTAGCTGCCCGCGGCGCCGCCACCGAGGTGCGAACTCAGCGTGGAGGCCAGGTTCGCGGCCGCCGGAGCGGACAGCGGCCGGGGCTGCGCCACGGACTTCGCGGGCTCGCTGGCGTTCGCATTCTGCAAGGTGACTCCTGCCACGGCCAGCGCGGCGATGCCCGCGCCGGTCATGACGAGCCGCCGCCGGGGTATGCGTCGGTGCTTCAACTCACGTCCTCCTGTGGGGGATGGCCATGCGGGTTGTGGGGACCCGACGACCTGAAGGCTGGTTGACGGGCGCCCACTCTTCCGAACCCCACAGGGGACACACAAGACCGACTTCCGGACGCGCGTGGCAACGGCTTGCGTACACCTGTTCCCGCCTGACCGTCCGTCACCGCCCAGGGAATTTCGCGCCGCAAACACTACGAGCGAGTAACACTCACCCCAACGTGACCGGAGCGCATGGCTTGTTCCTTTCCCCTTCCTTCACGCCCCGGGCACGAAGAAGCCCCCGCACACACGGATGTGTGCGGGGGCTCGCCACGACCGTGGCCGGAGCGGGGGGTCAGGGAAGCGTGACGCCGTAGTAGCTCAGGGCCTCGGTGACCGGCTGGAAGAAGGTCGTGCCGCCGGAGGTGCAGTCGCCGCTGCCGCCGGAGGTCAGACCGTAGGCCGTGGAGCCGTTGTACAGCGGGCCGCCGCTGTCGCCGCCCTCGGCGCAGACCGTGGTCTGGATCAGGCCGGAGACGATGCCGTCGCTGCCGTAGTTGACGGTGGCGTTGAGCGCGGTGACCTTGCCGCTGTGCGTACCGGTGGTGGAGCCGCGCCGGTAGACGGTCTGGCCCACACTCGGGGTGGCCGCGCTGGAGATGGTCTGGCTGCCGACCGCGCTCGGGTGCGCGATCGAGGAGTTGGTGTACTTGACCAGGGCGAAGTCATTGCCCGGGAAGCTGTAGCCCACGTTGGTGCCCAGCGTGGTGGTGTGCCCGGAGTTGCTGTACCAGGTGGAGGCGACCTGGCCGCAGTGTCCGGCGGTCAGGAAGTAGTACGTGCTGCCGCTGTGCACGTTGAAGCCGAGCGAACAGCGGTACTGGCCGCCGTAGATGGCGTCGCCGCCGCTGATCAGCGGCTTGAACGTGCCGGCCGTGTGCTTGATGGTGAGCGCGCCCGCGTCGGTGCCGGCCTGCTTCTTGATCTTGGCGATCTCGGCCTGGGAGACCGTGCTGTCGACGGTGACGACGACACGGTTGGTCGCGGGGTCGACGGCCCAGGCGGTGCCGGGGACGTCCGCCTTCATCACCGAGTCGCTCGCCTGGGTGAGCTGTGCGGTGCTGAACGGGTGGGCCTCGCTCGCGTTCGCGGTGGGGGCGGCGAACGCGGCCGCGGCCAGGAAGCCCGCGGCCACGGCGACCAGCCGGGTCCGTCTCGCCGTACCGCCGCGGGGAGTGGTGCGCTTGATCCTCACTTCTCGTTCCCTCCAAGGGAAGTAGGGGGCCCGCGTGGGGTCGGGGCCCGGTGAGGCGCAGCCAGGGGTGCCACCGGATTGCGATGTACATGTCCCTGACAACCGCTGAACGGGAGTATTCGGCCGAACGCCCGGTAGGCACAAGGGTGCCTTTCGGCCGTCGGACTTTAGACCTCCTTTGCCCAAAGGCCGCCGCGCCGTGGCGTTCCGGCGCCCAAGCGGCGTCCGCTCCCCCGCCCGAACGGCCACGTCCGGCGTGTCGCCGGGCGGCGGGAAGGGGCACGGTGCGTGCTCGGCGCAGGCGCGGGGCGGGAGTCGGGCGCGGGGGGAGCCGGCGGTCGTACGGCCCTCGCCGCCCGGCGCGTCCACGTACGGGAAGCGGAACCGGAAGCCGCCGTCTTCGCTGGTGGCGTCGGCGAGGACCGCCCACGGCGGCCCCTCCCCCGGCACGCCGCCCTCAGCGTCCGCCCGACACCGCCCGGGGCGAAGGAGGGTTCCCCGGCGGGGACGGACCCACGGGCGCGGCCGTCCGCGTCGCCGACCCGTACGGTGCGCCGCGCGTCGTACGCCGCGAAGCCG
This Streptomyces misionensis DNA region includes the following protein-coding sequences:
- a CDS encoding esterase/lipase family protein, yielding MLPWKRVLRPLAALFLSAAAVTLPATAAHADTAVHTGWNDYSCKPSAAHPRPVVLVHGTLGNSVDNWLGLAPYLEARGYCVFSLDYGQLPGVPVFHGLGPIDQSAAQLSAFVDQVRSATGAAKVDLVGHSQGGMMPRYYLKFLGGAAKVGALVGIAPDNHGATLSGLTNLLPYFPGAEDLVKATTPGLADQIPGSAFLTKLNADGDTVPGVHYTVIATQYDEVATPWRSQYLSGSDVRNVLLQDLCPLDLSEHLAIALTDRIAFHEVANALDPAHASPTTCASAVG
- the mycP gene encoding type VII secretion-associated serine protease mycosin; its protein translation is MTMRSRSKQVGWCSRAASAAVGAVLASLAITPAHADTVRQRQWYLDAMHAEQMWKTSTGKGITIAVIDTGVQADIPDLSGQVVAGKDFSKRAGDERTDYDGHGTVIATLIAGTGAKGATTGSYGLAPGTRIMPIRVPGFIERNRTDGNQDDFPTAAAKAIRFAAESDAQIINISAGSTAQSQALTDAVAYALSRGKLIFAAAGNDGDTLNAPQYPAATPGAVGVGAIDRDVKATKESEHGPQVDLVAPGEDIVSACLGGTELCNSHGTSDATALASASAALIWSKHPNWTNNQVLRVMLDTASKPTSGKERTDYLGYGAIRPRIALSDPGDPGPADVYPLPDFEQAASKAPNGSATASAKDDSSPSPTASAYGSGGSALPWILGGAGVVVVAGGAFAAGAVRGRRRAAAVAQAPVAMPPGPGQTPWYGDSNYGGRP
- a CDS encoding DNA polymerase Y family protein gives rise to the protein MSIRQRHIAHLHLHAALSEEQYGDVIELVSGITPHVQAVPPDAVQLDLTSALRYFDLSPYDLVQTTMMRLKALYGIDSSAGLAGNRMLAAMAADASAPGETTWVPADRAAEWLHPRPVTALPGIGRTTAATLGRYGLHHIGQIADLPPATLQRLLGTGQARLLSERARGRDPRPVTPSEPAAHLVADLVFDRDCLDPAQQHRAVLGLADRVGQRLRGEAQITSRLTLTARYADRSSTTRTRTLPEPTNHSPVLATAALGLLTALGLQRARVRSFAIRADDLLSAGTAHRQLSLDPGDDRARAAEAAADRARRRFGSGAVHPAALAGDRQGRNPARR
- a CDS encoding DNA polymerase III subunit alpha translates to MAGFAHLHVASGYSARYGAAHPEQLVRRAAERGAEALALTDRDTVTGVVRFVRACAKEGVRPVLGVDLAVEGIAPPPPAQRRRTPARGGAHVVEPPLRVVLLARDREGWARLCRITSAAHADALGGTAPVVPWTALREHGGPGLIVLLGPLSEPVRALAVGREDVAVRLLAPWREIFGREVRLEAVAQKRSGIGPGSLRLAARTLALADRTGTTAVLSNAVRYADPGQHRLADVLDAARLLRPIDRRRLDSGQRWLKGEREMTVLARMVAECAGADERRARRLLADTAATAAECTLDPGPDLGLGTPHFPEPALFGAEPGADGAARLLRRRSEEGLARRGLDRDPAALARLDEELAVISRLRYDSYFLAVGQVVADIRAKGIRVAARGSGAGSLVCHALGIATANPLDHHLLFERFLSVRRASLPDIDIDVESARRLECYDAIFERFGKERVAVTAMPETYRARRALRDTGLALGIAPAEVDRIAKSFPHLRAADITGALAELPELRALAAEAPRFGPLWELAEGLDSLVHGMAMHPCGVVISDATLLDRLPVQPTPQGDYPMAMAAKEEIEALGNIKLDVLGVRMQSAMAHAVAEIERTTGERIDLDDPAQVPLDDVFAFKLIQESQTLGLFQLESPGQQDLLSRLQPRNQQDVIADISLFRPGPVAGGMPERYIAARHGGAPAYAHPDLEPVLADTYGVTIWHEQIIETLRVLTGCDRAFAEITRRALGDKERLPEIREWFQRRARARGYDAAVRDEVWKTVEAFGAYGFCRAHAVAFAVPALQSAWLKAHHPAFLLAGLLEHDPGMWPKRVLVSDARRRGVPVLPVDVNRSRARHTVEKTDGGQWGVRLALSAVHGIGEQECARIEEGQPYGSLSDLWQRARPSRPVAERLAEIGALGCLHDGRLTRRDLLLQIAELHRAARGRSAGTGQLPLIAGAVGGVEPSGLPEMTGREALGAELNSLGIDVSRHLMEHHHRLLREIGATDAAHLAGLRAGQRVLVAGVRASTQTPPIASGRRIIFVTLEDGSGLVDLAFFEDSHPACAYTVFHSGLLLVRGTVQVRGTRRTVVGTMAWDLDRIAAARRDHGPEAALALLGEHRPHPTPAQPRRTLANGTTGARLHPYADLLPAGSRSADLKKFGYTSPGSAG